A genomic stretch from Candidatus Methanoperedens sp. includes:
- a CDS encoding peptidase A24, giving the protein MEKSVFDILKILFCTPFLLYACYSDIKKRRVANNVWLVMLVGSIISISYDFSLYKELALRPLIISAGFIFILAYILFKTGAFGGADAKALMVMSLTIPTYPGFQALGYAFPLNKPIYDIFALSILANAALLTAVVPIGLALYNLAEMGLNFDNPAYIFMGYKTRISKLAGRHIRLIRGFEMTDGRVRSHFKWDGMEINEKTIRELKDLSGKCLIKDEIWVTPELPFMIPITLGFFTAVFYGDLMFELIKFLL; this is encoded by the coding sequence ATGGAAAAGAGCGTATTTGATATTTTAAAAATCTTATTCTGTACTCCGTTTCTGCTTTATGCATGTTATTCGGATATTAAAAAGCGCAGGGTGGCCAATAATGTATGGCTGGTAATGCTTGTTGGCAGCATTATTTCTATTTCTTATGATTTCTCGTTATATAAGGAACTTGCTCTGCGTCCGTTGATTATTTCAGCAGGATTCATCTTCATACTTGCCTATATCCTTTTTAAAACAGGCGCATTCGGCGGGGCTGATGCCAAAGCGCTTATGGTCATGTCATTGACCATTCCGACCTATCCGGGTTTCCAGGCTCTGGGATATGCTTTTCCCCTGAATAAACCCATCTATGATATTTTTGCCCTGAGTATCTTAGCCAACGCAGCACTACTGACAGCTGTCGTTCCCATCGGGCTGGCTTTATATAACCTGGCGGAAATGGGTTTAAATTTCGATAATCCGGCATATATTTTCATGGGTTATAAAACGAGAATTTCAAAGCTTGCAGGCAGACATATCCGGTTGATCCGGGGTTTTGAAATGACAGATGGCAGGGTCAGATCCCATTTTAAATGGGATGGTATGGAAATTAACGAGAAAACGATCAGGGAGCTTAAGGATCTTTCAGGGAAATGTTTAATAAAAGATGAGATCTGGGTGACCCCGGAGTTACCTTTTATGATTCCCATAACGTTAGGTTTTTTCACGGCTGTTTTCTACGGTGATCTGATGTTTGAGTTAATTAAATTTCTCCTATGA
- a CDS encoding phosphate uptake regulator PhoU: MINPEIRKVQITGKSTFVVSLPKKWAINVGIISGSLVHMHPQEDGSLLLTSNGGLVSQSLKTLTIDGRAGEPLIRDIIATYVAGYRMIELKGRNITYEQKKDITTIVKKLIGIEIIEETPDKVIIQDISNPGEMPIDMSFRRMHIKVQWMLDNTIKAMNTRDVILASEVVKQDDEIDRLHLLISKQFMDILLHSRISEKSELGLTGAFYYRLASDQLERVSDHAGKIAGIILESCDKIPPAMLEGIVKIGIVSYRLVNDSVVSFTKCNVELANRIIDEHKKISEDLRKTRNISTGMNPDTVISLGLIADSVKRIGDYAANVAELAIDFSKSI, encoded by the coding sequence ATGATCAATCCAGAAATAAGAAAAGTCCAGATAACAGGCAAATCAACGTTCGTTGTTTCTCTTCCTAAGAAGTGGGCTATAAATGTCGGAATAATATCAGGTTCCCTTGTTCATATGCACCCCCAGGAGGATGGTTCCCTTCTTTTAACCTCAAACGGCGGTTTGGTGTCTCAGAGTCTAAAAACCTTAACTATAGATGGGAGGGCAGGCGAGCCGCTGATAAGAGATATAATAGCCACCTACGTTGCCGGGTATCGTATGATCGAACTAAAAGGCAGGAATATAACATATGAACAGAAAAAAGACATAACAACTATAGTGAAAAAATTGATAGGTATTGAGATTATTGAAGAGACACCGGATAAAGTGATAATCCAGGATATATCGAATCCGGGGGAGATGCCTATCGATATGAGCTTTCGGCGCATGCATATAAAAGTGCAATGGATGCTTGATAATACAATAAAGGCAATGAACACAAGGGATGTAATTCTTGCCTCTGAAGTCGTAAAGCAGGATGATGAGATCGATCGACTCCACCTGTTGATATCAAAACAGTTCATGGATATTTTACTCCATTCAAGGATATCTGAAAAAAGTGAACTCGGATTGACAGGGGCATTCTACTACAGGCTGGCAAGCGACCAGTTAGAGCGTGTGTCAGACCATGCGGGTAAGATCGCTGGCATAATACTGGAATCATGTGACAAAATCCCTCCTGCCATGCTTGAAGGTATTGTTAAAATCGGGATCGTTTCTTACAGGCTTGTCAACGATTCTGTCGTTTCTTTTACAAAATGCAATGTAGAACTTGCAAACAGGATTATTGACGAACATAAAAAAATAAGCGAAGATCTGCGAAAAACCAGAAATATTTCAACAGGTATGAATCCTGACACTGTTATATCCCTGGGGCTTATAGCAGACAGTGTGAAAAGGATAGGGGATTATGCTGCAAATGTGGCAGAGCTAGCCATTGACTTCTCTAAAAGTATATAG